A window of the Citrus sinensis cultivar Valencia sweet orange chromosome 9, DVS_A1.0, whole genome shotgun sequence genome harbors these coding sequences:
- the LOC102624055 gene encoding uncharacterized protein LOC102624055, with translation MLEGKAVIGETDMLETMQQDALDLAAKALDFFDVTEPTEIARFIKKEFDKAYGTGWQCIVGTDFGSFVTHCYGNFIYFRVGSLAILLFRGSAAPGSDDDEANQFAKLAVETVQA, from the exons ATGTTAGAAGGCAAAGCAGTGATTGGTGAGACTGACATGCTTGAAACCATGCAGCAAGATGCACTTGATTTGGCAGCAAAAGCGCTCGATTTCTTTGATGTCACCGAACCCACCGAAATTGCACGCTTCATTAAAAAG GAATTTGATAAGGCGTATGGGACTGGATGGCAATGCATTGTGGGGACTGATTTTGGTTCATTTGTCACACATTGTTATGGGAATTTCATCTACTTTCGTGTTGGTAGCCTTGCGATTTTGCTCTTCAGGGGCTCTGCTGCTCCAGGGAGCGACGATGATGAAGCAAATCAGTTTGCCAAATTAGCTGTAGAGACAGTACAAgcttaa
- the LOC102623764 gene encoding uncharacterized protein LOC102623764: MGRRLLACFGKGGSSSGGAKETQAHEKNATADVSAEEMRRGGAVLVELFSSQGCKTSPEAEILVSRLGRGDFELGVPVIVLAYHVDYWDYMGWKDPYGSSQWTVRQKAYVEALNLDTMFTPQLVFQGRVQCQGNDQDGMLSAIANAPKFPAPSFQATFERLTSGSESLQVSLTGSLRSKVDNQGANIMVALYESGLVTNCPAGENKGRVLSNDYVVRKLEKLCTVKDISPKKHVSGTVTFPLWEGFNSGKCGVAVFVQNNSHHIFGSQNFQLPDNI, from the exons atggggCGTCGTCTCTTGGCATGTTTTGGCAAGGGCGGCAGTTCATCTGGAGGCGCGAAAGAAACGCAAGCACATGAAAAGAACGCGACGGCTGACGTGTCAGCGGAGGAGATGAGGCGGGGCGGTGCAGTCCTGGTGGAGCTTTTCTCTTCGCAGGGTTGCAAGACGTCGCCGGAGGCTGAGATCCTGGTGTCGAGGCTGGGGAGAGGGGACTTTGAGCTCGGAGTGCCCGTAATTGTGCTGGCATATCATGTTGATTATTGGGATTACATGGGGTGGAAGGATCCGTACGGATCGAGCCAGTGGACCGTGAGGCAGAAGGCCTATGTGGAGGCTTTGAATCTTGATACCATGTTCACGCCGCAGCTTGTGTTTCAAGGCAGGGTTCAGTGTCAGGGGAATGATCAGGACGGTATGTTGTCTGCAATTGCTAATGCCCCCAAGTTCCCTGCTCCTTCCTTCCAG GCAACTTTTGAAAGGCTTACATCAGGTTCAGAATCATTGCAAGTCTCCTTAACAGGAAGTTTGAGGTCCAAGGTTGATAATCAAGGTGCGAATATCATGGTGGCTCTATATGAGAGTGGATTGGTGACTAACTGCCCGGCAGGAGAGAACAAAGGGCGTGTCCTGTCCAATGACTACGTTGTTCGTAAGCTCGAAAAGCTCTGCACTGTCAAAGATATCTCACCCAAGAAACATGTATCAGGAACAGTCACTTTTCCCTTATGGGAAGGCTTCAATAGCGGCAAATGCGGAGTTGCTGTCTTTGTTCAGAACAATTCTCATCACATTTTTGGTTCTCAGAACTTTCAGTTGCCAGATAATATATGA
- the LOC102623278 gene encoding vesicle-associated protein 4-1-like — protein MAIADWHSRSNSDKKLFGFCPFWQTSTTATPSSSASSTQNLTTSSSNPHVGVPNSSRPATKTVSYVARSLLPPRRRLRLDPSNNLYFPYEPGKQTRSAVRLKNTSKSHVAFKFQTTAPKSCYMRPPGGVLAPGDSIIATVFKFVEAPENNERQPLDQKSKDKFKIMSLKVKGGIDYVPELFDEQKDQVTVERILRVVFLNAERPSPALEKLKLQLAEAEAALEARKRPPPDTGPRVVGEGLVIDEWKERREKYLARQQVEAVDSM, from the exons ATGGCAATCGCCGACTGGCACAGTAGGTCAAACTCCGACAAGAAGCTGTTTGGCTTCTGTCCGTTTTGGCAAACGTCAACGACGGCAACGCCCTCCTCCTCGGCCTCGTCCACACAAAACCTTACGACCAGCAGTAGTAACCCACACGTGGGCGTTCCGAATTCCTCTAGGCCCGCTACCAAAACGGTGTCGTACGTCGCCAGATCCCTTCTCCCTCCCCGACGACGCCTCCGCCTCGATCCTTCCAATAATCTCTATTTCCCAT ATGAGCCTGGAAAGCAAACTAGGAGCGCTGTAAGATTAAAGAACACAAGCAAGTCCCACGTGGCATTTAAG TTCCAAACAACTGCGCCAAAGAGCTGTTACATGCGGCCTCCTGGTGGCGTTCTTGCTCCTGGTGACAGCATCATAGCTACCG TGTTCAAGTTTGTGGAAGCTCCAGAGAACAATGAAAGACAACCACTCGACCAGAAAAgtaaagataaatttaagatCATGAGCCTGAAAGTTAAAGGAGGGATAGATTATGTGCCTGAGCTG TTTGATGAACAAAAGGATCAGGTAACAGTTGAACGAATTTTGCGGGTTGTATTTCTCAATGCTGAGCGTCCTAGTCCT GCATTGGAAAAATTGAAGCTTCAGTTAGCTGAAGCTGAGGCTGCTCTGGAAGCACGTAAAAGGCCCCCACCGGACACGGGCCCCCGGGTTGTTGGGGAAGGTCTTGTAATTGATGAATGG AAGGAGCGTAGAGAGAAATACCTGGCCCGACAACAGGTTGAAGCAGTTGACTCTATGTAA